Proteins from a genomic interval of Maniola hyperantus chromosome 1, iAphHyp1.2, whole genome shotgun sequence:
- the kkv gene encoding chitin synthase chs-2 isoform X1: MATSGGKSRREEISDNSDDELLPLANDTYGGSQRTVQETKGWDVFREFPPKQDSGSMESQACLEFTVRILKVFAYTITFIVVLGSGVIAKGTVLFMTSQLKKDKRLAYCNRNLGRDKQFIVSLPDEERVAWMWALLAAFAIPEIGTLIRSLRICFFKTSKTPTSVQFMVVFITESLHTIGMGLLFFKILPELDVVKGAMITNCLCIVPAILVLLSRSSRDTKRFMKVIVDMAAIVAQVTGFIVWPLIENKPVIWLIPISALCISLGWWENYVSRQSPIGIIKSLARIKEELNHTRYFTYRFMSVWKIILFLLCILMSIWMDGDDPAMFFQLFKPGFGPHNIVVEEVQIQLGGTLIPDLANATLTGDSVEVAAVHKSAFYVLLIQIFAAYLCYIFGKFACKILIQGFSYAFPINLVIPLVVNLLIAACGLRNGDNCIFHGTIPDYLFFESPPVFSLGDFITRQMAWIWLLWLLSQTWITIHIWTPKAERLASTEKLFILPMYNGLLIDQSMALNRKRDDQKDVKTEDLAEIEKEKGDEYYETISVHTDNTGSSPRTIKSSDQITRIYACATMWHETKDEMMEFLKSILRLDEDQCARRVAQKYLRVVDPDYYEFETHIFLDDAFEISDHSDDDSQVNRFVKLLVDTIDDAASEVHQTIIRVRPPKKFPAPYGGRLTWVLPGKTKMICHLKDKAKIRHRKRWSQVMYMYYLLGFRLMELPISVDRKELMAENTFLLTLDGDIDFRPHAVRLLIDLMKKNKNLGAACGRIHPVGSGPMVWYQLFEYAIGHWLQKSTEHMIGCVLCSPGCFSLFRGKALMDDNVMKKYTLRSDEARHYVQYDQGEDRWLCTLLLQRGYRVEYSAASDAYTHCPEGFNEFYNQRRRWVPSTIANIMDLLADYKHTIKINDNISTPYIAYQMMLIGGTILGPGTIFLMLVGAFVAAFRIDNWTSFEYNLYPIAIFMVVCFTMKSEYQLLVAQILSTAYAMIMMAVIVGTALQLGEDGIGSPSAIFLISLSSSFFIAACLHPQEFWCIVPGIIYLLSIPSMYLLLILYSIINLNVVSWGTREVQTKKTKKEIEQEKKDAEEAKKKAKQKSLLGFLQGVNSNEEEGSIEFSFAGLFKCLLCTQPKGNEEKLQLMHIASTLDKLEKKLDTVERIVDPHGQIRGRKHSLGLRGSTNGDPLVTVAEGEEEERGSDSETETMSSMPREKRDDLINPYWIEDTELKKGEVDFMNQTELSFWKDLIDKYLYPIDANKEAEARISRELKELRDSSVFSFFMVNALFVLIVFLLQLNKDNIHIKWPFGVKTNITYDEVSQEVLISKEYLQLEPIGLVFVFFFALILVIQFTAMLFHRFGTISHILASTELNWFCTKKSEDLSQDALLDKNAIAIVKDLQKLNGLDDEYENDSGSGPQNVGRRKTIHNLEKSRQKKRNIGTLDVAFKKRFFNMNANDGPGTPVLNRKMTLRRETLKALETRRNSVMAERRKSQMQTLGANNEYGVTGKLNNNHPVPPRHRTSTANISVKDVFAEPNGGMVNRGYETSLGDDDDSNSMRLQPRQNQVSFQARF; encoded by the exons CCAAAGAACAGTACAAGAAACAAAAGGATGGGACGTCTTCAGAGAATTCCCACCGAAACAGGACAGTGGGTCCATGGAGAGTCAAGCCTGCCTGGAGTTCACAGTCCGCATACTCAAAGTGTTCGCGTACACCATCACCTTCATAGTGGTGCTGGGTTCTGGCGTGATAGCCAAGGGCACAGTACTCTTCATGACCTCACAACTCAAGAAAGACAAACGGCTAGCGTATTGTAATAGGAATTTAG gtaGGGATAAACAATTTATAGTCAGTCTGCCGGACGAAGAGCGGGTAGCGTGGATGTGGGCACTCCTCGCAGCATTCGCGATTCCGGAAATAGGGACACTCATACGTTCACTCAGGATATGTTTCTTCAAAACTTCGAAAACTCCTACTAGTGTACAGTTTATGGTG GTCTTTATTACGGAATCGCTACACACAATAGGAATGGGATTGTTATTCTTCAAAATACTGCCCGAATTGGATGTGGTCAAAGGAGCCATGATAACCAACTGCCTCTGCATTGTACCTGCGATTCTGGTCTTGCTCTCTCGAAGTTCGCGAGATACGAAACGTTTCATGAAAGTGATCGTCGACATGGCCGCTATTGTCGCACAAGTCACCGGTTTCATTGTTTGGCCGCTGATAGAAAATAAACCAGTGATTTGGCTTATCCCAATTTCCGCTCTATGTATATCCTTAGGATGGTGGGAGAACTACGTTTCACGGCAGAGTCCAATCG GTATAATAAAGAGCTTAGCAAGAATAAAAGAGGAACTCAATCACACACGCTACTTCACCTACCGTTTCATGTCAGTTTGGAAGATTATTCTATTCCTACTGTGCATTCTCATGAGTATCTGGATGGATGGCGACGATCCTGCTATGTTCTTCCAGCTATTCAAACCCGGATTCGGACCTCATAATATCGTAGTCGAAGAG GTACAAATACAACTTGGCGGGACACTAATTCCAGACCTTGCAAACGCGACTCTCACTGGTGACTCGGTCGAGGTAGCAGCGGTACACAAGTCGGCCTTCTATGTGCTGCTCATCCAAATTTTTGCAGCATACTTATGCTATatattcggaaaatttgcttgTAAAATCCTGATTCAAGGGTTCAGTTACGCCTTCCCGATCAATCTGGTGATTCCGTTGGTAGTGAACCTTTTGATCGCCGCGTGTGGTCTAAGGAACGGTGACAATTGCATATTCCATGGTACAATTCCCGACTATCTTTTCTTTGAGAGCCCACCAG TATTTTCACTCGGTGACTTCATTACACGACAAATGGCATGGATATGGCTGCTCTGGCTACTTTCACAAACGTGGATTACGATTCATATTTGGACTCCAAAAGCTGAACGTTTGGCATCGACAGAAAAACTGTTTATTCTTCCAATGTACAATGGATTACTGATTGATCAGAGCATGGCACTTAATAGAAAAAGAGATGATCAAAAGGACGTTAAAACTGAG GATCTGGCAGAAATAGAAAAAGAGAAAGGCGATGAATATTACGAAACAATATCGGTGCATACAGACAACACTGGATCCTCTCCCCGAACGATCAAGTCGTCAGATCAAATTACCAGAATATACGCATGCGCTACTATGTGGCACGAAACTAAAGACGAGATGATGGAGTTCTTGAAGTCTATCCTGCGATTAGACGAAGACCAGTGTGCTCGGCGGGTTGCTCAGAAATATTTGCGTGTTGTTGACCCAGACTACTACGAATTCGaga CTCACATATTTTTGGACGACGCATTCGAAATATCCGATCACAGTGATGACGATTCTCAAGTGAATCGGTTCGTCAAACTTCTCGTGGACACCATTGACGACGCTGCTTCCGAAGTACATCAAACTATTATAAGGGTTCGACCACCAAAGAAGTTTCCCGCACCATACGGAGGACGACTGACGTGGGTATTGCCAGGAAAAACTAAAATGATCTGTCACTTGAAGGATAAGGCAAAAATTCGTCACAGAAAGCGATGGTCTCAG gTTATGTACATGTACTACCTACTCGGATTCCGTCTAATGGAACTGCCTATATCTGTCGATCGAAAAGAATTGATGGCTGAAAATACGTTCTTGCTAACCCTTGATGGAGATATTGATTTCCGACCGCATGCTGTGCGCCTGCTTATCGATTTGATgaagaaaaataagaatttaGGAGCGGCGTGTGGACGTATTCACCCCGTCGGTTCTG GTCCCATGGTATGGTATCAACTGTTCGAGTACGCTATTGGACATTGGCTGCAAAAGTCGACTGAACACATGATTGGTTGTGTGCTCTGTAGTCCTGGATGCTTCTCTCTGTTCAGAGGAAAGGCTCTTATGGACGACAACGTAATGAAGAAGTATACCTTAAGATCTGACGAAGCCCGGCATTACGTACAATACGATCAAG GAGAGGATCGTTGGCTCTGCACACTTTTGTTACAAAGAGGCTATCGAGTAGAATATTCAGCTGCTTCCGATGCGTACACTCACTGTCCCGAAGGTTTCAACGAGTTCTACAATCAACGCCGTCGCTGGGTGCCCTCTACTATTGCCAACATTATGGACTTGCTTGCTGATTACAAACACACGATCAAAATTAACGACAACATATCAACGCCCTATATTGCATACcag aTGATGTTGATAGGAGGTACGATTTTGGGCCCCGGCACTATATTTCTTATGTTGGTGGGTGCTTTTGTGGCAGCTTTTAGAATCGACAACTGGACATCGTTCGAGTATAATCTATACCCCATAGCAATCTTTATGGTCGTTTGCTTCACGATGAAATCAGAATATCAG TTATTGGTCGCGCAAATCTTGTCTACAGCATATGCTATGATAATGATGGCTGTAATCGTCGGTACGGCGCTCCAGTTGGGAGAGGACGGTATCGGATCGCCATCAGCCATCTTCTTGATATCACTTTCAAGTTCGTTCTTCATAGCCGCTTGTTTGCATCCGCAGGAGTTCTGGTGTATAGTACCTGGCATCATTTATTTGCTGTCGATTCCTTCTATGTACTTGCTTTTGATTTTGTATTCAATCATTAACCTGAACGTAGTATCATGGGGTACGAGAGAAGTGCAGACGAAAAAGACCAAAAAG gaaaTCGAACAAGAAAAGAAGGACGCAGAGGAGGCTAAGAAAAAAGCCAaacaaaaatctttacttggATTCCTCCAAGGTGTAAACAGTAACGAAGAGGAAGGTTCGATCGAGTTTTCGTTTGCTGGGCTGTTCAAATGTTTACTTTGCACGCAACCTAAAGGGAATGAAGAAAAACTGCAGCTTATGCATATTGCGTCGACACTTGATAAGTTGGAAAAGAAATTGGATACCGTGGAGAG gattgTAGATCCACATGGGCAAATAAGAGGCCGTAAGCATTCCCTTGGGCTGCGAGGCAGTACGAATGGCGATCCATTGGTAACAGTAGCAGAAGGCGAAGAGGAAGAACGTGGTTCTGATTCTGAAACCGAAACGATGTCTTCAATGCCTAGA gAAAAAAGGGATGATCTTATCAATCCTTATTGGATTGAAGACACTGAATTGAAAAAGGGAGAAGTTGACTTTATGAATCAAACGGAGTTATCGTTTTGGAAAGATCTGATCGATAAATATTTGTACCCTATCGACGCAAACAAGGAGGCAGAG GCACGTATATCCAGGGAGCTCAAAGAATTGAGAGACTCTTCTGTTTTTTCATTCTTTATGGTTAATGCTCTTTTTGTGCTCATTGTTTTCTTGCTGCAACTGAACAAGGACAACATTCATATTAAATGGCCATTCGGAGTTAAAACTAATATTACGTATGATGAGGTTTCACAAGAG GTACTTATAAGCAAGGAATACTTGCAATTGGAACCTATTGGTCTAGTGTTCGTGTTTTTCTTCGCCTTGATTCTGGTTATTCAGTTTACCGCTATGTTGTTCCATAGATTCGGTACTATTTCACACATTTTAGCATCAACTGAATTGAACTGGTTCTGTACGAAGAAG TCAGAAGATCTATCTCAAGATGCCCTTCTAGATAAAAATGCAATAGCAATAGTTAAAGATTTACAAAAACTTAACGGGTTAGACGACGAATACGAAAACGACTCTGGCTCGGGACCCCAAAATGTGGGTAGGAGGAAAACAATTCACAACTTGGAGAAATCAAGACAAAAGAAGAGGAACATAGGCACGCTGGATGTTGCTTTTAAGAAAAGATTCTTCAACATGAACGCCAATGATGGTCCAG gcacaCCGGTCTTAAATCGCAAGATGACACTGCGTAGAGAAACACTAAAAGCTTTAGAGACGAGGAGAAATTCTGTAATGGCTGAACGACGAAAGTCTCAAATGCAAACACTTGGTGCCAACAATGAATATGGAGTAACTGGAAAG TTAAATAACAATCACCCGGTGCCTCCGCGTCACCGAACTTCAACCGCAAACATATCAGTGAAGGATGTGTTTGCTGAACCAAATGGTGGAATGGTCAATAGAGGATATGAGACCTCATTAGGCGATGACGACGATAGCAACTCAATGAGACTCCAACCCAGGCAAAACCAAGTTTCCTTCCAAGCAAGATTCTAG
- the kkv gene encoding chitin synthase chs-2 isoform X2: protein MATSGGKSRREEISDNSDDELLPLANDTYGGSQRTVQETKGWDVFREFPPKQDSGSMESQACLEFTVRILKVFAYTITFIVVLGSGVIAKGTVLFMTSQLKKDKRLAYCNRNLGRDKQFIVSLPDEERVAWMWALLAAFAIPEIGTLIRSLRICFFKTSKTPTSVQFMVVFITESLHTIGMGLLFFKILPELDVVKGAMITNCLCIVPAILVLLSRSSRDTKRFMKVIVDMAAIVAQVTGFIVWPLIENKPVIWLIPISALCISLGWWENYVSRQSPIGIIKSLARIKEELNHTRYFTYRFMSVWKIILFLLCILMSIWMDGDDPAMFFQLFKPGFGPHNIVVEEVQIQLGGTLIPDLANATLTGDSVEVAAVHKSAFYVLLIQIFAAYLCYIFGKFACKILIQGFSYAFPINLVIPLVVNLLIAACGLRNGDNCIFHGTIPDYLFFESPPVFSLGDFITRQMAWIWLLWLLSQTWITIHIWTPKAERLASTEKLFILPMYNGLLIDQSMALNRKRDDQKDVKTEDLAEIEKEKGDEYYETISVHTDNTGSSPRTIKSSDQITRIYACATMWHETKDEMMEFLKSILRLDEDQCARRVAQKYLRVVDPDYYEFETHIFLDDAFEISDHSDDDSQVNRFVKLLVDTIDDAASEVHQTIIRVRPPKKFPAPYGGRLTWVLPGKTKMICHLKDKAKIRHRKRWSQVMYMYYLLGFRLMELPISVDRKELMAENTFLLTLDGDIDFRPHAVRLLIDLMKKNKNLGAACGRIHPVGSGPMVWYQLFEYAIGHWLQKSTEHMIGCVLCSPGCFSLFRGKALMDDNVMKKYTLRSDEARHYVQYDQGEDRWLCTLLLQRGYRVEYSAASDAYTHCPEGFNEFYNQRRRWVPSTIANIMDLLADYKHTIKINDNISTPYIAYQMMLIGGTILGPGTIFLMLVGAFVAAFRIDNWTSFEYNLYPIAIFMVVCFTMKSEYQLLVAQILSTAYAMIMMAVIVGTALQLGEDGIGSPSAIFLISLSSSFFIAACLHPQEFWCIVPGIIYLLSIPSMYLLLILYSIINLNVVSWGTREVQTKKTKKEIEQEKKDAEEAKKKAKQKSLLGFLQGVNSNEEEGSIEFSFAGLFKCLLCTQPKGNEEKLQLMHIASTLDKLEKKLDTVERIVDPHGQIRGRKHSLGLRGSTNGDPLVTVAEGEEEERGSDSETETMSSMPREKRDDLINPYWIEDTELKKGEVDFMNQTELSFWKDLIDKYLYPIDANKEAEARIARDLLELRNKSVFAFVMFNALFILIVFLLQLNKDQLHVIWPLGVKTNITYVEDTGEVLISKEYLQLEPIGLVFVFFFALILVIQFTAMLFHRFGTISHILASTELNWFCTKKSEDLSQDALLDKNAIAIVKDLQKLNGLDDEYENDSGSGPQNVGRRKTIHNLEKSRQKKRNIGTLDVAFKKRFFNMNANDGPGTPVLNRKMTLRRETLKALETRRNSVMAERRKSQMQTLGANNEYGVTGKLNNNHPVPPRHRTSTANISVKDVFAEPNGGMVNRGYETSLGDDDDSNSMRLQPRQNQVSFQARF, encoded by the exons CCAAAGAACAGTACAAGAAACAAAAGGATGGGACGTCTTCAGAGAATTCCCACCGAAACAGGACAGTGGGTCCATGGAGAGTCAAGCCTGCCTGGAGTTCACAGTCCGCATACTCAAAGTGTTCGCGTACACCATCACCTTCATAGTGGTGCTGGGTTCTGGCGTGATAGCCAAGGGCACAGTACTCTTCATGACCTCACAACTCAAGAAAGACAAACGGCTAGCGTATTGTAATAGGAATTTAG gtaGGGATAAACAATTTATAGTCAGTCTGCCGGACGAAGAGCGGGTAGCGTGGATGTGGGCACTCCTCGCAGCATTCGCGATTCCGGAAATAGGGACACTCATACGTTCACTCAGGATATGTTTCTTCAAAACTTCGAAAACTCCTACTAGTGTACAGTTTATGGTG GTCTTTATTACGGAATCGCTACACACAATAGGAATGGGATTGTTATTCTTCAAAATACTGCCCGAATTGGATGTGGTCAAAGGAGCCATGATAACCAACTGCCTCTGCATTGTACCTGCGATTCTGGTCTTGCTCTCTCGAAGTTCGCGAGATACGAAACGTTTCATGAAAGTGATCGTCGACATGGCCGCTATTGTCGCACAAGTCACCGGTTTCATTGTTTGGCCGCTGATAGAAAATAAACCAGTGATTTGGCTTATCCCAATTTCCGCTCTATGTATATCCTTAGGATGGTGGGAGAACTACGTTTCACGGCAGAGTCCAATCG GTATAATAAAGAGCTTAGCAAGAATAAAAGAGGAACTCAATCACACACGCTACTTCACCTACCGTTTCATGTCAGTTTGGAAGATTATTCTATTCCTACTGTGCATTCTCATGAGTATCTGGATGGATGGCGACGATCCTGCTATGTTCTTCCAGCTATTCAAACCCGGATTCGGACCTCATAATATCGTAGTCGAAGAG GTACAAATACAACTTGGCGGGACACTAATTCCAGACCTTGCAAACGCGACTCTCACTGGTGACTCGGTCGAGGTAGCAGCGGTACACAAGTCGGCCTTCTATGTGCTGCTCATCCAAATTTTTGCAGCATACTTATGCTATatattcggaaaatttgcttgTAAAATCCTGATTCAAGGGTTCAGTTACGCCTTCCCGATCAATCTGGTGATTCCGTTGGTAGTGAACCTTTTGATCGCCGCGTGTGGTCTAAGGAACGGTGACAATTGCATATTCCATGGTACAATTCCCGACTATCTTTTCTTTGAGAGCCCACCAG TATTTTCACTCGGTGACTTCATTACACGACAAATGGCATGGATATGGCTGCTCTGGCTACTTTCACAAACGTGGATTACGATTCATATTTGGACTCCAAAAGCTGAACGTTTGGCATCGACAGAAAAACTGTTTATTCTTCCAATGTACAATGGATTACTGATTGATCAGAGCATGGCACTTAATAGAAAAAGAGATGATCAAAAGGACGTTAAAACTGAG GATCTGGCAGAAATAGAAAAAGAGAAAGGCGATGAATATTACGAAACAATATCGGTGCATACAGACAACACTGGATCCTCTCCCCGAACGATCAAGTCGTCAGATCAAATTACCAGAATATACGCATGCGCTACTATGTGGCACGAAACTAAAGACGAGATGATGGAGTTCTTGAAGTCTATCCTGCGATTAGACGAAGACCAGTGTGCTCGGCGGGTTGCTCAGAAATATTTGCGTGTTGTTGACCCAGACTACTACGAATTCGaga CTCACATATTTTTGGACGACGCATTCGAAATATCCGATCACAGTGATGACGATTCTCAAGTGAATCGGTTCGTCAAACTTCTCGTGGACACCATTGACGACGCTGCTTCCGAAGTACATCAAACTATTATAAGGGTTCGACCACCAAAGAAGTTTCCCGCACCATACGGAGGACGACTGACGTGGGTATTGCCAGGAAAAACTAAAATGATCTGTCACTTGAAGGATAAGGCAAAAATTCGTCACAGAAAGCGATGGTCTCAG gTTATGTACATGTACTACCTACTCGGATTCCGTCTAATGGAACTGCCTATATCTGTCGATCGAAAAGAATTGATGGCTGAAAATACGTTCTTGCTAACCCTTGATGGAGATATTGATTTCCGACCGCATGCTGTGCGCCTGCTTATCGATTTGATgaagaaaaataagaatttaGGAGCGGCGTGTGGACGTATTCACCCCGTCGGTTCTG GTCCCATGGTATGGTATCAACTGTTCGAGTACGCTATTGGACATTGGCTGCAAAAGTCGACTGAACACATGATTGGTTGTGTGCTCTGTAGTCCTGGATGCTTCTCTCTGTTCAGAGGAAAGGCTCTTATGGACGACAACGTAATGAAGAAGTATACCTTAAGATCTGACGAAGCCCGGCATTACGTACAATACGATCAAG GAGAGGATCGTTGGCTCTGCACACTTTTGTTACAAAGAGGCTATCGAGTAGAATATTCAGCTGCTTCCGATGCGTACACTCACTGTCCCGAAGGTTTCAACGAGTTCTACAATCAACGCCGTCGCTGGGTGCCCTCTACTATTGCCAACATTATGGACTTGCTTGCTGATTACAAACACACGATCAAAATTAACGACAACATATCAACGCCCTATATTGCATACcag aTGATGTTGATAGGAGGTACGATTTTGGGCCCCGGCACTATATTTCTTATGTTGGTGGGTGCTTTTGTGGCAGCTTTTAGAATCGACAACTGGACATCGTTCGAGTATAATCTATACCCCATAGCAATCTTTATGGTCGTTTGCTTCACGATGAAATCAGAATATCAG TTATTGGTCGCGCAAATCTTGTCTACAGCATATGCTATGATAATGATGGCTGTAATCGTCGGTACGGCGCTCCAGTTGGGAGAGGACGGTATCGGATCGCCATCAGCCATCTTCTTGATATCACTTTCAAGTTCGTTCTTCATAGCCGCTTGTTTGCATCCGCAGGAGTTCTGGTGTATAGTACCTGGCATCATTTATTTGCTGTCGATTCCTTCTATGTACTTGCTTTTGATTTTGTATTCAATCATTAACCTGAACGTAGTATCATGGGGTACGAGAGAAGTGCAGACGAAAAAGACCAAAAAG gaaaTCGAACAAGAAAAGAAGGACGCAGAGGAGGCTAAGAAAAAAGCCAaacaaaaatctttacttggATTCCTCCAAGGTGTAAACAGTAACGAAGAGGAAGGTTCGATCGAGTTTTCGTTTGCTGGGCTGTTCAAATGTTTACTTTGCACGCAACCTAAAGGGAATGAAGAAAAACTGCAGCTTATGCATATTGCGTCGACACTTGATAAGTTGGAAAAGAAATTGGATACCGTGGAGAG gattgTAGATCCACATGGGCAAATAAGAGGCCGTAAGCATTCCCTTGGGCTGCGAGGCAGTACGAATGGCGATCCATTGGTAACAGTAGCAGAAGGCGAAGAGGAAGAACGTGGTTCTGATTCTGAAACCGAAACGATGTCTTCAATGCCTAGA gAAAAAAGGGATGATCTTATCAATCCTTATTGGATTGAAGACACTGAATTGAAAAAGGGAGAAGTTGACTTTATGAATCAAACGGAGTTATCGTTTTGGAAAGATCTGATCGATAAATATTTGTACCCTATCGACGCAAACAAGGAGGCAGAG GCTCGAATTGCACGTGATTTACTTGAGCTTCGCAATAAGTCAGTCTTTGCGTTTGTCATGTTCaatgctttatttattttgatagtatttttattacaacTCAACAAAGATCAACTCCACGTGATTTGGCCTTTGGGGGTAAAGACCAACATTACGTACGTCGAGGATACAGGCGAG GTACTTATAAGCAAGGAATACTTGCAATTGGAACCTATTGGTCTAGTGTTCGTGTTTTTCTTCGCCTTGATTCTGGTTATTCAGTTTACCGCTATGTTGTTCCATAGATTCGGTACTATTTCACACATTTTAGCATCAACTGAATTGAACTGGTTCTGTACGAAGAAG TCAGAAGATCTATCTCAAGATGCCCTTCTAGATAAAAATGCAATAGCAATAGTTAAAGATTTACAAAAACTTAACGGGTTAGACGACGAATACGAAAACGACTCTGGCTCGGGACCCCAAAATGTGGGTAGGAGGAAAACAATTCACAACTTGGAGAAATCAAGACAAAAGAAGAGGAACATAGGCACGCTGGATGTTGCTTTTAAGAAAAGATTCTTCAACATGAACGCCAATGATGGTCCAG gcacaCCGGTCTTAAATCGCAAGATGACACTGCGTAGAGAAACACTAAAAGCTTTAGAGACGAGGAGAAATTCTGTAATGGCTGAACGACGAAAGTCTCAAATGCAAACACTTGGTGCCAACAATGAATATGGAGTAACTGGAAAG TTAAATAACAATCACCCGGTGCCTCCGCGTCACCGAACTTCAACCGCAAACATATCAGTGAAGGATGTGTTTGCTGAACCAAATGGTGGAATGGTCAATAGAGGATATGAGACCTCATTAGGCGATGACGACGATAGCAACTCAATGAGACTCCAACCCAGGCAAAACCAAGTTTCCTTCCAAGCAAGATTCTAG
- the CSN8 gene encoding COP9 signalosome complex subunit 8, producing MITNFDKLCSDLEKQELEAPNGIASPSTYAQLLAIYLYQNDLCNAKFLWKRIPQTITSSNPELTAIWAVGQKLWKKNLGATYLALAAYTWTEPVANIIRALEEKVRERAFNLIGRSYSSISLDTVVLMTGLSREAVLQICRERKWEIQGDGITINPTPPIQPAPLHTSSEDQLFKLTEFVSFLEN from the exons ATGATCACAAACTTTGATAAATTATGCTCAGACTTAGAAAAGCAAGAACTAGAG GCGCCAAACGGGATTGCTTCGCCATCCACATATGCACAGTTAttagctatttatttatatcaaaaTGACTT aTGCAATGCTAAATTCTTATGGAAAAGAATACCACAAACTATAACTAGCAGCAATCCAGAATTAACTGCAATTTGGGCAGTGGGACAGAAACTCTGGAAGAAAAATCTAGGCGCAACATACCTCGCTCTTGCTGCATACACATGGACAGAGCCAGTTGCTAATATTATCAGAGCTCTCGAAG aaaaagttcGTGAAAGAGCCTTCAATTTAATCGGCCGTTCATATAGTTCCATATCGTTGGACACTGTGGTGCTGATGACCGGCTTAAGTAGAGAAGCAGTCCTCCAGATATGCAGAGAGCGAAAATGGGAAATCCAAGGAGATGGCATCACTATAAATCCCACTCCACCCATTCAGCCGGCGCCCTTACATACTTCTAGTGAAGACCAGTTATTCAAGCTTACAGAGTTTGTATCGTTTTTAGAAAACTAA